The Planctomycetota bacterium genome window below encodes:
- a CDS encoding YihY/virulence factor BrkB family protein: MLRWAMSRLWWNITTLIGHWNEDECSWRSAAVAFYGAFSLFPVCLMTLAGLGIVARHSDAVQSGQAQLIELIEESSSPWMAQQVGQVLSQIRSDAGIGGPVGIGALLIAAIGIFLQIDATLDRIWHGPAQPSGGFWRSVRNLLVNRLVAFLLMLGLGVVLAVVLIANLSLSSFEQYLGDSSAALFLWQALQRALTPLIYMLVFLLIYRFMPKAKVLWWHAWQGAILAAVAWWLGQLGLQWVLVGDHYSAYGVVGAFMGILVWLYYSSAALFLGAELVRLRGQQMREREEAKSRPPK; encoded by the coding sequence ATGCTTCGTTGGGCGATGTCGCGTTTGTGGTGGAACATCACCACGCTGATCGGTCACTGGAACGAGGACGAATGTTCCTGGCGGAGCGCCGCGGTGGCGTTCTATGGGGCGTTCTCGCTGTTTCCGGTTTGCCTGATGACGCTGGCGGGGCTGGGGATCGTGGCCCGGCATTCCGACGCCGTCCAATCGGGACAGGCCCAGTTGATCGAACTGATCGAAGAGAGCAGCAGCCCCTGGATGGCCCAGCAAGTCGGCCAAGTGTTGTCGCAAATCCGCAGCGACGCCGGCATCGGCGGCCCCGTCGGGATTGGCGCGCTGCTGATCGCCGCCATCGGCATCTTCCTGCAGATCGACGCCACGCTCGATCGCATCTGGCACGGGCCGGCTCAGCCGTCGGGTGGCTTCTGGCGCTCGGTGCGCAACCTGCTGGTCAATCGGCTGGTCGCGTTCCTGTTGATGCTGGGACTCGGGGTGGTGTTGGCGGTCGTGCTGATCGCGAATCTCTCGCTGAGCAGCTTCGAGCAATACTTGGGCGACTCTTCGGCGGCGTTGTTCCTGTGGCAGGCGCTGCAGCGCGCGCTGACGCCGCTGATTTACATGCTGGTCTTTTTGCTGATCTACCGCTTCATGCCCAAGGCCAAAGTGCTGTGGTGGCACGCCTGGCAAGGGGCGATTCTGGCGGCCGTGGCTTGGTGGTTGGGACAACTGGGGCTGCAATGGGTGCTGGTCGGCGATCACTACAGCGCCTACGGCGTGGTCGGCGCGTTCATGGGCATTCTGGTCTGGCTCTATTATTCGAGTGCCGCGCTGTTTCTGGGGGCCGAGTTGGTGCGCCTGCGCGGCCAGCAAATGCGCGAGCGGGAAGAAGCCAAAAGTCGGCCGCCCAAGTGA
- a CDS encoding type II toxin-antitoxin system RelE/ParE family toxin — protein MPRVELSPAAVHDLHEIWTYIAVENHSQSAADRLLARINDVLKLLSEQPEMGVSQARHAMEMRSFVVQNYVIFYRPLADGALVIRVLHGARKYGNLFE, from the coding sequence ATGCCCAGGGTTGAGCTATCGCCAGCGGCCGTTCACGATCTGCACGAGATCTGGACGTACATTGCCGTTGAAAACCACAGTCAGAGCGCAGCGGATCGGCTGTTGGCAAGAATCAACGACGTGCTGAAGCTGTTGTCTGAACAGCCAGAGATGGGCGTCTCACAGGCACGACACGCGATGGAAATGCGGTCCTTTGTCGTGCAGAACTACGTCATCTTCTATCGCCCTCTGGCCGATGGCGCGCTCGTGATTCGCGTCCTGCATGGCGCTCGCAAGTATGGAAACTTGTTCGAGTAG
- a CDS encoding 2-isopropylmalate synthase codes for MAEPRNIKIFDTTLRDGEQSPGCSMNTNEKLELAHALVELGVDIIEAGFPIASPGDFEAVKTIAGEVRGATVCGLARCNSQDIDRAWAALQGAEKPRIHVFLATSAIHREFKLKMDKAEIIRRAVAGVELARGYCPDVEFSPEDAARTEIDFLCEVVEAAIAAGATTVNIPDTVGYATPTHMGNVIRTLRERVPNINQAVISIHCHNDLGLATANSLAAVENGAGQIECTINGIGERAGNTALEEVVMALRTRSDYYRATTRINTQRLVPTSRLLSSITGMLVQRNKAIVGRNAFAHEAGIHQDGMLKERSTYEIMRPEDVGLAKTDLVLGKHSGRAAIADRAKALGYELTSEQLQTVCDQFKQLADKKKELYDADLVALIEQDTRDSGDVWTLTDYRLLIHSHEVPSVRLTLERGQQRAVRDVNAGDGPFDALFWAIEEITGISVDCKDFNVHSVSVGKDAQGEVTVEVQYQGQLYRGRGVSTDSVEAAVKAFLNAINRILAAGGRPTERLSPFTTETPKPRIAAT; via the coding sequence ATGGCCGAGCCACGCAACATCAAGATTTTCGATACCACGCTGCGCGACGGCGAGCAATCGCCGGGTTGCAGCATGAACACCAACGAAAAGCTCGAACTGGCTCACGCCTTGGTCGAGTTGGGGGTTGATATCATCGAGGCCGGCTTCCCGATCGCCTCGCCGGGCGACTTTGAAGCGGTCAAGACCATTGCCGGCGAAGTTCGCGGCGCGACGGTCTGTGGCTTGGCTCGTTGCAATTCGCAGGACATCGACCGCGCCTGGGCCGCCCTGCAAGGGGCCGAGAAGCCGCGCATCCACGTTTTTCTGGCGACCAGCGCCATCCATCGCGAATTCAAGCTCAAGATGGACAAGGCCGAGATCATTCGCCGCGCGGTGGCCGGCGTCGAGTTGGCCCGCGGCTATTGCCCCGACGTCGAGTTCTCGCCCGAGGACGCCGCGCGAACCGAGATTGATTTTCTCTGTGAAGTGGTCGAAGCCGCCATTGCCGCTGGGGCCACCACCGTCAACATTCCCGACACGGTCGGCTACGCCACGCCGACCCACATGGGGAACGTCATCCGCACGCTGCGCGAGCGTGTGCCGAACATCAATCAGGCGGTGATCAGCATTCACTGTCACAACGACCTGGGGCTGGCCACGGCCAACAGTCTGGCCGCCGTCGAAAACGGCGCCGGCCAGATCGAATGCACGATCAACGGCATTGGCGAACGGGCCGGCAACACCGCCCTGGAAGAAGTCGTGATGGCGCTCCGCACGCGCTCGGACTACTATCGGGCCACGACCCGCATCAATACCCAGCGCCTGGTACCGACCAGCAGGCTGTTGTCATCGATCACCGGGATGCTGGTGCAGCGCAACAAGGCGATCGTCGGCCGCAACGCATTTGCTCACGAAGCCGGCATTCACCAGGACGGTATGCTGAAGGAGCGCTCGACCTATGAGATCATGCGTCCGGAAGATGTGGGCCTGGCCAAGACCGACCTGGTGCTGGGCAAGCACAGCGGCCGGGCCGCGATTGCCGATCGGGCCAAGGCGCTGGGCTATGAGCTGACGTCCGAGCAGTTGCAAACCGTTTGCGACCAGTTCAAACAACTGGCCGACAAGAAAAAGGAACTCTACGACGCCGACCTGGTGGCGCTGATCGAGCAGGACACTCGCGACAGTGGAGACGTCTGGACCTTGACCGATTACCGGCTGCTGATCCACAGCCACGAGGTGCCCAGCGTCCGACTGACCCTCGAACGGGGTCAGCAACGCGCGGTGCGCGACGTGAACGCCGGCGACGGGCCGTTCGACGCGCTGTTCTGGGCCATCGAGGAGATCACCGGCATCTCGGTCGACTGCAAGGACTTCAACGTCCACAGCGTCTCGGTCGGCAAGGACGCCCAGGGCGAGGTGACCGTCGAGGTGCAATACCAGGGCCAGCTTTACCGGGGCCGCGGCGTTTCAACCGACAGCGTCGAAGCGGCGGTGAAAGCGTTCTTGAACGCGATCAATCGCATTCTCGCCGCCGGCGGCCGTCCGACCGAGCGGCTGAGCCCGTTCACCACCGAAACGCCCAAGCCGCGCATTGCGGCGACGTAG
- a CDS encoding HEAT repeat domain-containing protein produces MSIRAWWQLRQLASDDPLTWNTAADALERMGQGAATSLVGALRDERWAMRQRVGDLLVKLGRPAVEPLKEVLADRGQEQRDIAVNLLARIGAPAVEPLIAAVRGGSTTLRSAASRALLKIGPPAVPALIETLDNLDGDVRWSAANTLAQLNDRRAVPALIARLNDDDYTVRSACIEALGALKDEAAVEPLVALLADDNSLVVLAAVQALGAIGSRRGVPALVQAVEHQRGLVRAAAAEALGKIGDPAALPSLIDATTDEGWLQRASVATSLGGIHDARAVTPLTKLLSDPERHVREAAAVALGALADAAAVEPLSHALADQDANVRGAAADSLGQLKDALAVAPLINALADPAPEVRRMAMQALVEVGQSAVPLLVEALTDADRVVQRGASEALDRIDPNWSQSALAQISVTDVVEALETGELDVRLAALETLEKLQSEESVEPVLKALKDSDWRMRREAIDALARQRDPRIEPALLAALDDTDRMVRLAAIDALGRVGTAAALEPLAALAGDRYCAGTVIRSLERLLPRVAAKASDEMLQRLATLPDAEQDWSQYTAAAQDDQFEHVEKISCAKIHKLAHDEIERRR; encoded by the coding sequence ATGTCCATTCGAGCCTGGTGGCAATTACGCCAATTGGCGTCTGACGATCCATTAACTTGGAACACCGCCGCCGACGCGCTCGAGCGGATGGGCCAGGGGGCCGCCACGTCGCTGGTCGGCGCGCTGCGCGACGAGCGCTGGGCCATGCGGCAACGCGTCGGCGATCTGCTCGTCAAGCTGGGCCGTCCCGCCGTCGAACCCCTCAAGGAAGTGCTGGCCGACCGGGGGCAAGAACAGCGCGACATCGCGGTCAACCTCTTGGCCCGAATCGGCGCTCCGGCCGTCGAGCCCTTGATTGCCGCGGTGCGCGGCGGTTCGACCACGCTCCGTTCGGCCGCCTCGCGCGCCCTGTTGAAGATCGGCCCGCCGGCCGTGCCGGCGCTGATCGAAACGCTGGACAACCTCGACGGCGACGTTCGCTGGTCGGCCGCCAACACGCTGGCGCAATTGAACGATCGCCGCGCCGTGCCGGCGCTGATCGCGCGCCTGAATGACGATGACTACACCGTCCGCTCGGCTTGTATCGAAGCGCTCGGCGCGCTGAAAGACGAAGCCGCCGTCGAGCCGCTCGTCGCGCTGCTTGCCGATGACAACTCGCTGGTCGTGCTGGCCGCGGTCCAGGCGCTCGGCGCCATCGGCAGCCGCCGCGGCGTGCCAGCGCTGGTCCAAGCGGTCGAGCATCAGCGCGGCCTGGTCCGCGCCGCGGCGGCCGAGGCGCTGGGCAAAATCGGCGACCCCGCCGCGCTTCCATCGCTGATCGATGCCACCACCGACGAAGGCTGGCTACAACGGGCCTCGGTGGCGACCAGCTTGGGGGGCATCCACGACGCCCGGGCTGTTACACCGTTGACGAAGTTACTTAGCGATCCGGAACGCCACGTGCGCGAGGCGGCGGCCGTGGCCCTGGGCGCGCTGGCCGACGCGGCGGCGGTCGAACCGTTGAGCCACGCCTTGGCCGATCAGGACGCCAACGTGAGGGGGGCGGCGGCTGACTCGCTGGGCCAACTCAAGGACGCGCTGGCCGTCGCGCCGTTGATCAACGCGCTGGCCGATCCAGCGCCGGAAGTTCGTCGAATGGCCATGCAGGCCCTGGTCGAGGTGGGCCAATCGGCGGTGCCACTGTTGGTCGAGGCGCTAACCGACGCCGACCGCGTGGTGCAGCGCGGCGCTTCGGAAGCGCTCGATCGAATTGACCCCAATTGGAGCCAGTCGGCCCTCGCCCAAATCTCGGTTACCGACGTGGTCGAGGCGCTTGAGACCGGCGAGTTGGACGTCCGGCTGGCCGCGCTCGAGACCTTGGAAAAACTGCAAAGCGAGGAATCGGTCGAGCCGGTCCTGAAAGCGCTGAAGGACAGCGACTGGCGAATGCGGCGCGAAGCGATTGACGCGCTGGCACGTCAGCGCGACCCGCGGATCGAACCGGCCTTACTCGCGGCGCTTGACGACACCGATCGCATGGTGCGGCTGGCGGCGATCGACGCCCTGGGGCGCGTCGGGACAGCCGCGGCGCTCGAACCGCTGGCGGCGCTGGCCGGCGACCGGTACTGCGCCGGCACCGTCATTCGTTCGTTGGAACGCTTGCTGCCGCGCGTGGCGGCCAAGGCTTCGGACGAAATGTTGCAAAGGCTGGCGACCCTGCCCGACGCCGAACAGGACTGGTCGCAATACACCGCGGCCGCCCAGGACGACCAGTTCGAGCACGTCGAGAAAATCTCCTGTGCCAAGATTCACAAGCTGGCCCACGACGAAATCGAACGCCGCAGGTAA
- a CDS encoding N-6 DNA methylase — translation MQRKLFEEQERLLERRIRRQRALFIPHLLRNASSSALLRGERQDAAYKTIEHWAELETRGDLKQYRETAVDTQFLDQIFGVGLGYRVKTASPDAWELEHKFSVKEVGIADAALGAFTPQATEPTVMVELKDPQTDLDRDRSNGRTAVQQCWDYLNASPNATWGIVSNLRTIRLYHRDKGTLAYEEFTLQELTDRDRFNDFYYLFQRDGLLPSAIGQQARAVRLLEQTAARQREVGDDLYKSYQVQRLELIEHLKLREDKSLDEAIRIAQKILDRIIFIAFCEDRGLLPENSLESARREIRTYSRAKNPAWENFLDLFAAVDKGAQGRRSITAFNGGLFADDPAINALELVAEKWTTGFAGFGKYDFSEEVNVEVLGHLFERSVTELEKLRVGGLLALKSGVDEPAEPAPAKRGKKRAAPATELPESKMPKSAQRKRFGIYYTPPAFTGLIVERTIDAIVAERYATLQKQHKVDPDARKDQNPKKLLAYWQAAFDALRSITVCDPACGSGAFLIRAYDALEAHYTVAIHGLAGAGLSEADITRHEDEVPDWILNHNLFGVDLSEQAVEITQLALWIRSARKGRKLSDLSQHIKCGNSLVSDRSVDPRALDWRSAFPTIFGRQGAGGFTCVIGNPPWERVKLEEREFFLASAPQIAMTANAADRKRLIEELEGSDPELWELYRKAQDSASRMLDYVRSEEAAFPLTGKGDVNLYMLFAELAQRIVAPAGRVGLLLPSGIATDHTTQEYFGSLVKSKRLSAIYDFVNRLGLFPDVEGRLKFCVLLFGGEEVQSESMDFVFWAERMEDVAIKSRHIALTARDIELMNPNTRTCPIFRSERDADVTKHVYRNVPILIDLKRKKGGNPWEIRFLRMFDQTNDASLFGEAASFEKEGYALEGNIYTKGKKRALPLIEAKMTREYDHRASWVTMNRNNAYMNYSAESVSLVDHQNPEFLPKGRYWVQDEHVHERAPVSLHTAAIGFHDVARANDTRTMVPCLVPYAAYSNTIPLILNDGAQDWRRFCCLAGNLNAYVCDYVVRQKIGGAHLNFFIVEQIPVLSPNVYDGKCPWNKRESLEHWISERVLKLTCTAEDMIPLAQACDFAGSRGDGVHIWKEDERRQLCAELDAAFFHLYGVEQDDVEYILSTFNNTGLVDESEKHQEFLWQRGSTGELILEAFDRMNG, via the coding sequence ATGCAACGCAAGCTCTTCGAGGAACAAGAACGACTGCTCGAACGCCGCATCCGGCGGCAGCGCGCGCTGTTCATTCCTCACCTGCTGCGCAACGCTTCGAGCAGCGCCCTGCTGCGCGGCGAGCGGCAAGACGCCGCCTACAAGACCATCGAACATTGGGCCGAGCTTGAAACCCGTGGCGATCTGAAGCAGTATCGCGAAACGGCGGTCGACACCCAGTTTCTCGATCAGATTTTTGGCGTGGGACTCGGCTATCGGGTCAAGACCGCCAGCCCCGACGCCTGGGAACTGGAACACAAGTTCTCGGTCAAGGAAGTCGGCATCGCCGACGCGGCGCTGGGCGCGTTCACGCCCCAGGCGACCGAGCCGACCGTGATGGTCGAGCTCAAGGACCCGCAAACCGACCTGGACCGCGATCGCTCGAACGGGCGCACCGCCGTTCAACAATGTTGGGACTATCTGAACGCGTCGCCCAACGCGACCTGGGGCATCGTCTCGAACTTGCGGACCATTCGGCTCTATCACCGCGACAAGGGGACGCTGGCCTACGAGGAGTTCACGCTTCAGGAACTGACCGACCGGGACCGCTTCAACGATTTCTACTATCTGTTCCAGCGCGACGGGCTGCTGCCGTCGGCCATCGGCCAACAAGCCCGCGCGGTGCGGCTGCTCGAACAAACGGCGGCCCGGCAGCGTGAAGTGGGGGACGACCTGTACAAATCGTACCAGGTCCAGCGGCTCGAACTGATCGAGCATCTGAAGCTGCGCGAAGACAAATCGCTGGACGAAGCGATCCGCATCGCGCAAAAGATTCTCGACCGCATCATCTTCATCGCCTTTTGCGAGGACCGGGGGCTGTTGCCCGAGAACTCGCTCGAAAGCGCTCGGCGGGAAATCCGCACCTACAGCCGCGCCAAGAACCCGGCCTGGGAAAACTTTCTCGACTTGTTCGCCGCCGTCGACAAGGGAGCCCAAGGGCGGCGCTCGATTACGGCTTTTAACGGCGGGCTGTTCGCCGACGACCCGGCCATCAACGCGCTGGAACTCGTCGCCGAAAAATGGACCACCGGGTTCGCCGGTTTCGGCAAGTACGACTTCTCCGAGGAAGTCAACGTCGAAGTGCTGGGACACTTGTTCGAGCGCTCGGTCACCGAGCTGGAAAAGCTGCGCGTCGGCGGGCTGTTGGCCCTGAAGTCGGGTGTCGACGAGCCGGCCGAGCCAGCGCCGGCCAAGCGCGGCAAGAAGCGCGCCGCGCCGGCGACGGAGCTGCCCGAGTCGAAAATGCCCAAAAGCGCCCAGCGCAAACGCTTTGGCATTTACTACACGCCGCCGGCGTTCACTGGTCTGATTGTCGAGCGAACCATCGACGCCATCGTGGCCGAGCGCTATGCCACGCTGCAAAAACAGCACAAGGTCGATCCCGACGCGCGGAAAGACCAGAATCCCAAGAAGCTGCTCGCTTATTGGCAAGCCGCGTTCGACGCGCTGCGGTCGATCACCGTCTGTGACCCGGCCTGCGGGTCGGGGGCGTTTCTCATTCGAGCCTACGACGCGCTCGAAGCCCACTACACGGTGGCCATTCACGGGCTGGCCGGGGCGGGGCTATCCGAAGCCGACATCACCCGTCACGAAGACGAAGTTCCCGACTGGATTCTGAATCACAATCTGTTCGGCGTCGATCTGTCGGAACAGGCGGTCGAGATCACGCAACTGGCCCTCTGGATTCGCTCGGCCCGCAAGGGGCGCAAGCTGTCCGATCTGTCGCAGCACATCAAGTGCGGCAACAGCCTGGTCTCGGACCGATCGGTCGACCCGCGGGCGCTCGATTGGCGGTCAGCGTTCCCGACGATCTTCGGGCGGCAAGGGGCCGGCGGGTTCACCTGCGTGATCGGCAATCCACCTTGGGAGCGAGTGAAGCTTGAAGAGCGCGAATTCTTCTTGGCAAGCGCCCCGCAGATAGCAATGACTGCCAACGCGGCGGATCGCAAACGCCTCATCGAAGAGTTGGAAGGGTCCGATCCTGAACTCTGGGAGCTCTATCGCAAGGCCCAGGATTCGGCCTCACGAATGCTCGACTATGTGCGGTCCGAGGAGGCGGCGTTTCCCCTCACGGGAAAAGGGGATGTGAATCTTTATATGCTGTTTGCCGAGTTGGCTCAGCGGATCGTGGCGCCGGCGGGGCGAGTCGGCTTGCTCTTACCGAGTGGAATCGCGACGGATCATACCACGCAGGAGTATTTTGGCTCGCTGGTCAAGAGCAAGCGGCTGTCCGCGATCTATGACTTTGTGAATCGCCTGGGGCTGTTTCCGGATGTCGAAGGACGTCTGAAGTTTTGCGTCTTGTTGTTCGGCGGTGAAGAGGTTCAGTCCGAATCTATGGACTTCGTTTTTTGGGCAGAGCGAATGGAAGATGTCGCGATCAAGTCACGCCACATAGCGTTGACCGCTCGCGATATCGAATTGATGAACCCGAACACTCGCACATGCCCAATCTTTCGCTCCGAGCGAGACGCTGACGTAACAAAGCACGTGTATCGTAATGTCCCGATTCTAATTGACCTAAAGCGTAAAAAAGGGGGAAACCCTTGGGAAATAAGATTCCTTCGCATGTTCGACCAGACAAATGACGCGTCGCTCTTTGGTGAAGCCGCTTCGTTCGAGAAAGAGGGCTACGCACTTGAAGGCAATATTTACACGAAGGGGAAAAAGCGAGCACTGCCGCTCATCGAAGCCAAAATGACGCGCGAGTATGACCATCGCGCTAGTTGGGTGACGATGAACCGAAACAATGCTTACATGAATTATTCCGCTGAATCCGTATCACTGGTCGATCACCAAAACCCTGAGTTTCTACCTAAGGGGCGATATTGGGTTCAGGACGAACATGTTCACGAGCGCGCACCGGTATCACTGCACACGGCAGCGATCGGTTTTCACGATGTCGCACGAGCCAACGACACTCGAACGATGGTTCCGTGTCTCGTTCCTTATGCCGCATATTCAAATACAATTCCGCTGATTCTCAATGATGGAGCGCAGGACTGGCGTCGCTTCTGCTGTCTTGCGGGCAATCTAAATGCATACGTGTGTGATTATGTTGTCCGGCAAAAGATTGGCGGCGCTCACCTCAACTTCTTTATCGTCGAGCAGATTCCCGTCCTGAGCCCAAACGTTTACGACGGGAAGTGTCCGTGGAATAAGCGAGAAAGCCTGGAACACTGGATCAGTGAACGAGTGCTGAAACTCACTTGTACGGCCGAAGACATGATCCCGCTCGCCCAGGCGTGTGACTTTGCGGGTTCTCGCGGTGATGGAGTTCACATCTGGAAAGAGGATGAGCGACGCCAATTGTGCGCCGAATTGGACGCGGCTTTTTTCCACCTCTATGGCGTCGAGCAAGACGACGTCGAGTACATCCTCTCGACGTTTAACAACACTGGCCTCGTTGACGAATCGGAAAAACACCAGGAATTCCTCTGGCAGCGTGGTAGCACCGGTGAGCTTATCCTCGAAGCCTTTGACCGAATGAACGGGTAG
- a CDS encoding translation initiation factor: MRLFEGTAWDVPPRCERCGKLTAECACPPAEPAPPPPRVPPEQQTAKLAVEKRGGGKMVTVVRGLRAADNDFAELLSQLKAGCGAGGTAKDDTIEIQGRQLDRVRELLAKLGYKTKG; this comes from the coding sequence GTGCGATTGTTTGAGGGGACCGCGTGGGACGTGCCGCCGCGGTGCGAGCGGTGTGGCAAGCTGACGGCCGAGTGCGCGTGCCCGCCGGCCGAGCCCGCGCCGCCGCCGCCGCGCGTTCCGCCCGAGCAGCAAACGGCCAAGTTGGCCGTCGAAAAGCGCGGCGGGGGCAAGATGGTCACCGTGGTGCGCGGCTTGCGCGCCGCGGACAACGACTTCGCGGAACTGTTGTCCCAGTTGAAAGCCGGCTGCGGCGCCGGCGGCACCGCCAAGGACGACACCATCGAGATTCAAGGCCGGCAACTTGATCGCGTGCGCGAGCTGCTGGCGAAGCTGGGGTACAAGACGAAAGGATGA